Proteins encoded in a region of the Suncus etruscus isolate mSunEtr1 chromosome 1, mSunEtr1.pri.cur, whole genome shotgun sequence genome:
- the DBF4 gene encoding protein DBF4 homolog A yields MNAGAMRIPSRGSLQAGGIQVKNEKNRSSLKSLKTDKPEKPKHKPLWGKVFYIDVPSVALSEKLQKDIKDLGGKVEEFLSKDISYLISNKKEAKFAQSLGRISPVPSPESVYTAEATSPHPSHDGSSFKSPDSMYLSRGKLLVEKAIKDHDFIPSNSILSNALSWGVKVLHVDDIRYYIEQKKKDLYILKKSSTSVRDVGNRVGVGTQKAKTGRLKKPFVKVEDVSQLYRPFYLQLANMPIINYSIQKPASPFDVDKSSSSQKQTQVKLRIRADGEKCSGIPVQLQVKEKKKKGYCECCLQKYEDLETHLLSEQHRNFAQSNNYQIVDDIVSKFVFDFVEYERDMPKKKRIKYSAGSLSSVTANILKKTEPKGKLKLQHISQKDFRESNIQVIEQNFLDKEIQEPEQKFVFISEPNPCPASGLRGLHDETTNKCTLLSPAEDDLKQNLTHLPPDKNKEGHILDTSEQLIINENDFEELSVNHSHCSLQTSVQISHYQVDNSASLSQLKQKSDSGLNPANDLKVKHLHSVCGQDSDQLEMKDPYEYLRIDVKAPPQVPEESKGCDIKNIDDLPSGKIHRKVKILLGRNKIPRVELAKKRTEFIAREGSIICSSPVQSLLDIFQTSEEKSEFLGFTSYTENSGICDVLDIWEEENSDKLLSMFFSSPSTSTFTGF; encoded by the exons ATGAACGCCGGCGCCATGAGGATCCCCAGCAGAGGCTCTTTGCAGG CAGGTGGAATCCaagtcaaaaatgaaaaaaacagatCATCTTTGAAATCTCTGAAAACTGATAAGCCAGAAAAACCCAAACATAAGCCACTTTGGGGAAAAGTATTTTACATTGATGTACCTTCTGTTGCCTTATCAGAAAAACTTCAAAAGGACATTAAGGATCTGGGAGGG AAAGTTGAAGAATTTCTCAGCAAAGATATTAGTTATCTGATTTCAAATAAAAAGGAAGCTAAATTTGCACAAAGTTTGGGACGAATTTCTCCTGTACCAAGTCCAGAGTCTGTATATACTGCAGAAGCAACTTCACCTCATCCTAGCCATGATGGAAGTTCATTCAAATCTCCAGATTCA ATGTATTTGAGCAGAGGAAAATTATTAGTTGAAAAGGCTATCAAGGACCAT gaTTTTATTCCTTCAAATAGTATACTATCAAATGCCTTATCATGGGGAGTAAAAGTACTTCATGTTGACG ACATTAGATACTAcattgaacaaaagaaaaaagacttataCATACTCAAAAAATCAAGCACTTCTGTTAGAGATGTG ggaaaTAGAGTAGGTGTTGGCACACAGAAAGCAAAGA CAGGTAGACTGAAGAAACCTTTTGTAAAGGTGGAAGACGTGAGCCA ACTTTACAGGCCATTTTATCTTCAGCTTGCCAATATGCCTATTATCAATTACTCTATTCAGAAGCCTGCCAGCCCATTTGATGTAGATAAATCATCTAGTTCCCAAAAGCAAACTCAGGTTAAATTAAG AATCAGAGCAGATGGTGAAAAATGCAGTGGAATCCCAGTTCAGCTTCaagtgaaagagaagaagaaaaagggataCTGTGAATGTTGCTTGCAGAAATATGAAGATCTTGAAACT catcTTCTCAGTGAGCAGCACAGGAACTTTGCACAGAGTAATAATTACCAAATAGTTGACGATATTGTATCTAAGTTTGTCTTTGATTTTGTGGAGTACGAAAGAGacatgcctaaaaagaaaag AATAAAGTACAGTGCTGGATCCCTTTCTTCTGTTACTGCAAATATCCTGAAAAAGACTGAACCAAAAGGAAAGCTAAAACTGCAACATATTTCTCAGAAAGACTTCAGGGAAAGTAATATACAGGTGATCGAACAAAATTTCCTAGACAAAGAAATCCAGGAACCTGAACAAAAGTTTGTGTTTATTTCAGAACCCAATCCCTGTCCTGCAAGTGGATTGAGAGGACTTCATGATGAAACAACTAATAAATGTACTTTGCTAAGTCCAGCTGAAGATGATTTAAAGCAAAATCTTACACATCTACCTccagataaaaataaagagggacATATCCTTGACACTTCtgaacaattaattataaatgaaaatgattttgAAGAACTTAGTGTCAATCACTCTCATTGTAGTCTACAAACATCTGTACAAATTTCTCATTACCAGGTAGACAATAGTGCATCTTTATCTCAACTGAAACAAAAGTCAGATTCTGGGCTTAATCCAGCAAATGATCTGAAGGTAAAACACCTTCATTCAGTATGTGGTCAAGATTCTGATCAATTGGAAATGAAAGATCCATATGAGTATCTAAGAATTGATGTAAAAGCTCCACCCCAAGTTCCTGAGGAATCTAAAGGATGTGACATCAAGAACATAGATGATCTACCATCTGGTAAAATCCAccgaaaagtaaaaatattattaggaagaaataaaataccaCGTGTGGAATTAGCTAAGAAAAGAACTGAGTTCATTGCACGAGAAGGAAGTATAATTTGTAGTTCACCAGTACAATCTCTACTGGATATATTTCAGACAAGTGAAGAGAAATCAGAATTCTTGGGTTTCACAAGCTACACTGAAAACAGTGGTATATGTGATGTTTTAGATATTTGGGAAGAGGAAAATTCAGATAAGCTACTGTcaatgtttttctcttctccatcaACTTCTACATTTACGggcttttag